In Misgurnus anguillicaudatus chromosome 14, ASM2758022v2, whole genome shotgun sequence, the genomic window CCATCTACTTCAGCAAACTTTGACTGTTTTGCAAGTGTGTTTCCCCAGCCATCTTCCAGTATAAAGTCCTCTACATGGCCAGCGGTTTTCACAGTGCCCCGTTTCGCATATGATGCCGAACTTAAATTAGAACAAGGTAATGCGATCTTCAAAAGACAGGGCATCTATCTCAGTCCTGACCCAAAGCTGAAGATCTCAATTTTAGATGGTCTCGCAGAAGAAATAGTCAAATACAAAGTCTACCCTTCAGATGCCGAATACACCCAGGTGGCTGAAGcactcattaaaaagcatccCTGCTTAAAAGAGAGAGGTTCTGTAAATGGATACAGCGGATGGAAAaccagtttaaaatataaacttggCAACTACAGAGCGAAACTAAGAAACATCGGCTGTGCAGAAGTTATCGTTAACTCGCTCAAGCACAAACCAGATGGGATTTCCAGTCCTGCATACCAGGTGAAAAAACCTCGCAAAGCTGAGGTGAACTACTGCCCTTCTCTTCCACAAGGGGAAACACCCGAATCGCTTGAAGCAGTCAGATTAACACTTCTGTCGGAAATACAGAAGAAGAACAATGAGGCAAATGTAAGGATGCTGATGGACAAGAGCTTTTCAGTTCGGAGGCACGAGGTGGTCAAGGATTCACCTCTTATAGCAAACTTCAAAGACAGATGGCCTGCTCTTTTCCGAATGGAAGAGGTAGGTGAACGTTTTAGTAATTGAGtaatttgtgttaaactataTAGGTTGTATGgtaaacattattatttatgtattgCAGATTTGTGCAGAATTTGAGAGAATAACAACGGTCCCACTGGTTTCTACTTTCTTTGCCAAAATGGATAAATACTCTGCAAAACTTATGAAGTTGTTCGCAAAGCGAGGAGGAGTTTATGGACAAAGGATTAAAAACCTACTGATTACCACAACACTGGTATGAACAACCGCACcttatattaaaggtgcagtgtgtaaattttagcggcatcaagtggtgaggttgtgaattgcagccaacggctcagtccagtgctcacctcttgcttttgaaacacatagagaagctacggtagccgccaccagacaaacatgtcatcgttggagacaacatGGTAAACAATTTGTCTGTTAAGGGGTTCTGtggaaacatggctgcacaaaatggtggattccatgtatgtgtatgtagatcaaatgtctcattctaaggcaataaacacataacggttcattataaaaagatctttatacacccatgataatatagttttgcatattattttgcatttctgtcaagagatccttttaaaaattgcacactgcacctttaaagctatTTGTCTGTATCAGTGCCACGGCATGGAATTAGATGTTTTCTAAAAATGTTCAAGCtagaaaaaatgtaattcattaATATGATTTGGTATTTTGCACATTCAGACAAACAACATTGATGTGAGGAGAGAGTGCGTGCTCCGATCTCTCAGTTTGTACCTGAATGAAGAGCCTAGCGGTTTCATTAGGGAGTATATGGTAAGTACTtcaaatgtccctttaacaattTGATGTAATCAAGAATGTTAAATGCTTTTTGTCTGCTTGGATGtcattacaaacctgtatgactttcttactacagaaaacaaaagatattttggaaaaaaaacattggcccccattgacttccattgtactATATGGGCACAAAACTAGGGGTGGGCCGATACGATATTCCATATCGGTATTAGTCCGATATTGGTGAAAATGGCCGGATCTAATATTGTAGAAGTCGGGGAGTACAATCCGATCCAATACCAACACAGACCTTGTCATGGCAACTTGGGGTAAAGCATGAATTGCTGAGCAACATGAATTTGCACTTTAGATTGTCCAGAGTTGCACCTTAAACCTTTAACTAAATATCACTGCCCCACTAGTGGGACGCCTacgtttacttcagtgttttgcgtgtgaattcttatccaatcatgacaaactatatatcatttgaaagctctaagagtgtagttttcatatatcCTTACCATTTTGGGAGAATTATGATGTAGTGAGACtcagtttctaaaatgtcacgggCCCACATGTAGGCCCAATttgattttacatatttataacactaaacccctgctctaaacctaaaaaatcttgataaactatatatcactggaaagctctcagaatgtagttttcatatttcaaggtcatctgatgatagaaataatgtagtgacagtttttagttacatgaccccaccccccataggaatgcatattaattttatatattcataattcttatatcatattataaatcttcaaaaatgttgacaaactatatatcacattggaaagctccaagagtgtagttttcatatttcaaaacgttttagcagtaataataatgcagtgacagtaatttattaatttgcgGCAAGAGTATCCAGTAAAccattgacacctagtggcctttgttggtaaaacgacaaaaaagtgacacaaacctcattttttgtgattttacctTGAAATTTGAATCACAACTACTGGAGACTTATGGCTTCATTTTTgcattatttcttttttgaaatatttacatttttatagttttatttaatataaaattaatgttatgaaattatttttatttattaaaagaaatTTAAACTGCCACAACATTTTTTCTGTTCAATATTTTCATATCCAGACACTTCAGTGAAAACCCTTTAATTGtattctttaaaacaagaccaagattaggcttctagacaaaaaaaaaatgccagagttatattcatTTGAAGGTGCACATAAAATTCCCCCCACACACTTAAAAGGGGTGGGTGACAGTAAAGAGGTTCAacttcatttttaatttttgtgctgactaactaaaaatgttgcaactagtctgtttgaaacatttaaataaaaacgaAGCAGCAGTATTGCACAATGTTTCAATGAGTCTTGAATTTGCACAGTTATTTGTTGCACAGTCAAATGTGGTGTAGCTCTGTTTAAGCTTTTTGTATGGCTTAGCAAATGTGTTATCTGCAGCTtaataaaagttatttattGTACAAGTTTTGAATAACGTAAGAATGAATAAATGTTGACAGGAATTTTATCTGTGTAATTTTCCTCTGTAGGATACGGATGTAGTCAGTACTGAGGAGGGGATCCAAAACACTCTGCTTGGAGTGTTTGTTATCAAAGTGAAAGGTTCAGACATCGAACACCGCCCAGCAAATGTTGGAGTGGTATTGGAGGGTCTGAGAGTTCTTGAGGGGCTCAACAGTGTAACACATGGCGCAGTCATGTTGATGGGTCTAATATATGCTCTCAACTTGAGCTACCCTCCTGAACTTAGGTACACTTTTGAAATAATGCAGAAGTTATTTCTTGAGCTAGATGGCCACAGGTTATCTAGTAAAGTGCAAATGCTGAAGACCAAACTGTTTTCAGATGTGTTCGAGTAAGGACAGTTGTGTTTCCTTGCATTTATATGCCATGTTTTAGAAAATGGCAGTAGTTTAAGATGTACAAACATTATGCAATTCATGGTGATGTAGTGATCTCAGTTTTAGTGATGTAGTTACAGTCTTGTTCATTTGTTAGAAACTGTGCAGGGTACCTAAATGGTGCTAAGtgctttttatttgtatataaacTTTATTGTTTTCTTATGTGGTTACAGTTTTGTTCAATTGTAATCATCCAAGGTTGCTTCAACACACTTTGCAAGCTTATTGCAGGTTTACCTAAAGAGTGCTGAATGCATCTAATTTGTCAGtaaattttctgttttgtaaTGTGATTGGTTACAGTAATGTTTAACtatgtaaaaaaagatgaaaCACTTTTTGGAAGATTATTGCAAGCAGGTAACTAAACGTTAAATTTAGGTTCAGTTGTATCTGTAATTGAAATTTGCAATAAACAGTGCTTTTAAATAAACTGGTGTATGAAAATTGTTTATATAAAATGCTGTATGAAAAAATGAGGGACTACTCCTGTTTTGACTTCAAACATCATTTCTAAATGTATTGTGATCGGTTAGTGTTTATTGAATCccaacaaaagcaaacctcaGGAGTGAAAAGTCACTCAACAGCTAATGTAAAAGACTTAGAGCATGACAAGACCCATGAAATATGTGATTAATAATCGGGGTTATTCCATGacgtttatatttatatatatatatatattttcataaaatacatgtaaaaacattaacattttgttaCTGAGAAATGCATTTTCTCTGCAGTATTCAAAATTGGAGAActgcattttttgttttgttatttggACCATGTTTTCCCCGTTttaatattcattaaataaattcaaataaaaacttgacataataaaactttttacttaaatacctataaatagtaaattgtgaaaaaacaaaatcaaattttGAAATTATCTATTATATGTTTCACTTGCATGAGGCTGTTTCTTTTACTTTTATTCTATAAAGAAAAAAGACTTGATAATATTAATGTCATTTGACATTAAAGAAACTGTTGccagaaaataacataaatttaaatctacagtaagttactgtaaggcaattttttagagtgatagagcattgtgttagccgtgcaaaaagtcatgggtttgaaccatAGAGTGTAAAATATAACACAGGGAGGGAACACAgatattgataaaaaaaatatgtaggcCTACCATGTAAGGCACTCTTTGGATaaaatcgctttggataaagcgttttccaaatgcataaatccACTGATGTACAGTACATTAAATGGTGGcctaaatgtttaaataaatcaaCTAAATGGTTATTGaaaatggttaattttcatttcagaaTGTCTTTAAGAATCCAGCTCCATAACTCCATAACGCCTGTCTGTCAGTCACCTGTCTTTCAAGATGATGTGTCAAAAGCTTACCAGAAGAAACTCGACAATGCAAGAAGAAGTAAGGCCTGGAGGGATCATATAAGAAAAGACCCTGTGAAGTATGCTGAGTACAAAGCTTTGGAAGCTGCAAGAGCAAGAGAGTACAGAAGGAGGAAGTCTGCTGCTGCTCATGGTATTAATTGGGGAATTAATAATGAGCGACAGAGAAGATTCAGATTCAAAACCAGCAAGAAGTTACAACAGTTTCAAGATGATAAAGAGCCTATTCCACCTAATAAAAGtctttataataaaagaggAAGAAATATGAGTATGATAGGATAAAGAAAACAGATGAGAGGCaggaaatggtaaaaaaatggGTGAAAGATGATTTTGTGCATCTCAAAGGAACACTctaaaaatattgggttgtttttaaccccaGGCTGGGTAACTGGGACGGAACACATATCTGGGTTAAagtgacccaaataatgggttgttttaacccaactgctgggttgtttcaacatggttgattGACAATAGCCCAGCAgtttggttaaaacaacccattatttgggtcgTTTTGTCCAAGAAATGTGTTTtgtcctatagttacccagccctgggttaaatatttttagaCAGAAATACCAACCGACAACAAATGTTTGGCAGATTAGAGCTGAAGGAGGCTATAGTGAAACCTAAATCCCTTAagcacattgtaaaaaaatgtgtcaaaaaatgttttgttttttttgttgagAAAATACAATAAATCGACAGCTGTGTGCTTATCTTCAACATGTTTTACACCAAATAATCACACCACTATTTTTTGGgaactgtatttttttatttaaaatgctttaaataagAAGGCAGAGCAGGGAATGTTGCGACGGGCAGGACTCATGTATGGCTTTATCTAATCAGATAATGTCTAATATAATGTGATATTATAGTGTATATTCTCTAAAGAAATCTAAGTGTAATGTTGTCTTTCACTGGCTTTTAGGTTTTGTccaattaaaataagatttgtAATGACTATGACTTTCACGACTGTGATGCTGATATAATGCATTTGATGGACAAGTGGAAAATACATATTGTGTTATATTGTATGTTCTTAACCTAATTGTTTTCTTTGTATATGTTCAATTATATTTGAATTATAATACTTAACAACTTTAATAATGATaaattggtcatttttgtgtcGAGGGacattatttacaaaaatacttAACACATAAAATGTGTCACTTTATTCTATAAAACCTATGTAgtgtaaatactaaatataaaatataaatttatgtTTTGGTATCTTGGTATTTTGTCAAATGGCAGGTGGGGCAGCTGTCtgtacaaattaatattttgaGACTACTATTAAAAACATTAGAAGCATCAGAAATAAAAATTGGCCATTGTTTTAtgttcaaaacctttcataaatcACATTTCACAAATATCAGTAGATGTAGATGATAATTGACAACCTTCTCTTCAACTATTGGGGTGTTCTCATAGTTTTgtgttgtgtgtgcgtgtgtgtgtgcgcgcgcgcgtgtgtgcgtGTATATATATGAGTGTATATATATCTGTCGGAAAGAACATGTTTCTTTTCATTCTGTCTAAGTAAAGTCCTGGAAGCTTCTTATGAATTAAAAACTGAAATGGTATATCCTTATATCTTGTGGGGAAATGTGTTCAGAAAAGACATGAAATATAGAACAATTGGAGGGaaatgttaaaattatttttgaatatGCAGAGAAGAGACAAGGCAGTAAGTATTTATTTGATTTCTTAAAAGAATCTGGTATGACAAGACAGTATAGTGTAAGGCAAAGTTAGAACAAAAGGTGGCAGTAATACAACCAATTGGATGCCAGCTGCCGTAAAACCCAAAGAAGAAGAACTTCCGAGCAGCGCACGCGCACCTCCAAAACTGAAGGTGGCGCTGATAATCATCAAGATCAGCGAGATCAACCCCGACAAAACAATAGACAAAATATCTGTTAAGGATATAAAAGTAACATTGTACCCCTCAgtcattttttagaaataaaacaatgtcTAAACTGCAGGATTTGAGCGTTTTTCTGACAGACAGATTAACTTTAGCTGCCCAGGAGATATTCAAGGCTGTGGAAGATGTCTTCTCGGAGTACAATGAGGAGATCTGTCGCTCCAGAAATGAGATTGAGCTGCTGAGGAGGAGACTGCAGCAGGCTGGACTTCAGATCGACTCTGGTTAGTCCATTAAACCATTTAATCTGACACTGGGTAATTAAAACACTAAGCTAAAACAACAAGATCAATTGATTTGATATTTAAAACAGAAAAACTTgtactttaaatgttttgtatgtcactttaaataaataatatcccATATTGTTTCAAGAATATTTGCaatgtatagataaatgcacatacTTCTGAAGAGATTTCCTTTGCAATATAGAAACACAGTTCTGCTCCAATGAGGCTCAAGATATGAAGACATGTACAGAGGAGCAATGGAGATGTGAACAAAATGAGAATGATACAAATGTGCATGTGAAACTGGAGGTGTACACACAGCAGGAAGAAAATGACGTTCAGATGTCAGTGTGTAACgaattaaaaactttattattGCCATGTATGGACACAGACCATGATCAGATGGCCAGCAAAAACATTGAAAGTCAAATGACGGACGACAGTGAGAATGATTTTCCATTAATTTACCAATACGCTCAGATTAAGAATGAACCTGGGCTTTATACTGAAGAAGGTAGTACCAATAAGGCGCAGCACTTCACAAGACACAGCTCAGAGGATCCAGGGGGGAGTGGTGCATCCAGcagtaaaaatacaaaaatctgCCACACTGACTCTTTTGCACATACAACACAAGAATTTAATGTAAGTCTTTGTATGCAGAGTAAAGCTTTATTATTGTAGTCCATCACTTTCCCACTGTGTATTTTTTGCCTGATGCCTGAGTGAGTTTATCTCATTGTTTTCCAGCTTCCCTTCAGAAACCAAGAGATGTTGAAGCAGCAAAAAATGGAACTGGCCCAAAAAAGGAAGAGGTATTTTTTATGGGGGTTCATGTAACTTTTCAACCTTTAAATCTTAATGATCAGGGAACTGAGTGAAATGCGGCACTCTACTAGATGTTAGGGGAAAGCCCCACTGTTTTTCAGTGTTttgctatgttcttacctcaacttggatgaattaatacatacctatttttttcgatacgtgcacttaatctttgtacagtgcctcatgaatgtgttggcatttggcctggccccattcattcattaggATTCAAACggggataaatttagaagccaccaaacactttcatgctttccctatttaaagactcttacatagttacacaagtaagtatggtggctaGGGATGTtcacattgaccgtttaaccgttaaccgaaggtaagaatttatgaccgattaacattatcagttaaaataaaaaatatttgttaatacatggtgcatgtcgtcatgagccgacagacatttcggcacttttctatctttaatttgtgaatgtcctgtaaatgacacaaatgattgctgccctgacggtctgataaagtaatcatttgtatgagaaatcatttgtatgcgtgtttggaagctgaacggagaCGCGCGCGTGTCCGCGCAAGATAACGCGGCCCGTCTCTGGCACATCCGGACAGACGTTCGCTGATGGCCTCTGACCCTGACcaaacatctctctttttgcacaaaTGGAGAAAGACGATGCAAAaccaaaactttctgaaaagcgtcctgctttagaaatgaccactgtggtagatgaaacagagacaatctgccctttggatattaatcctctggacCGATCGCAtgctttttaataaggtaatgttgcgtgaatatctgataatgtatgaatcctggttctgttgttgatctgtcacTGCTGTTTGCCcgttcaaattaaatgttttgtttttactagttcacagacaaccgtcaactgtatttttacttaatgacaatttcatattaaaatcttataagttaacggttaatgttcggtttagaagctacggttgtcggtcagaaaaattaactgatatgaaCATCCCTAATGGTGGCACTGTGGCACAGAATAAAgcgtggcaattttttaagcggataaaaactTCTACTTCGACCtcgggtgcagtaatattggGGAAGTTTGAGCGaaagggggagtagtcaggggTGATGATGTTACTGGTGCCggggtcgaagtgctgcaaactaagtgctcttccgccatacaatatagttctcattttttatccacttaaaaaattggcacattttattttgtgccaccatactaactcgtgtaactactcaaacatggaagtgtttggtggcttttaaattcatccctgtttggatcctaaggaatgaatggggctaggctaaatgcttacACGACGTGCAAATATTAAGTGCACGCTTTgaaaaagataagtatgtattaatttgtctaaattgaggtatgaacatagtaaaatattgaaaaactgtggtgttttcctttaaagagaATAAATATCAATCAATACGAAAAACTTTGTTGAGTCATTGAACATTGTTTAACATGCTGGTTTtcagtaatttttacagtgtgtttaatGTTATATTTTGATGGACATTTTTTATGGACAAACTGTGCACTCTGATTCTAACATTGCTgatttgaatattttcaaaagtgTTGTATTCTTgacgttttttttaaataattttggcaATAGATTAACTGTAAATGAGTGATTTGACTCTGATATGCTGAATAATGTCATATATATTACATATATgtagagctcagatgcaaaaaaaTTTTTGAAGTCAAAAATTTGacaatgatattaaacaaatgCTCTCGGCATGTATTATACTTTCAGCAAATACTCCTGCTTCAGATTCGCTAATCCTGGGCTCAgtccattcagaaataccagtttgtttGTTGACAAAATCCAtaaagagtctgataaaaatgctaatttacacagggttcccacgggtccttgaaattcttgaaagtttgtgaatctgggggaaacaattcaaggccctgggaagtttttgaaaatattcatacatagatacaggtcattgaaagtgcttgaatctattttatgcaagaagtgttctggaaaaaatcaatattattccctgtgtagtgtaggataatatcataaaaattctagactttttaagcacacgtgctaaactgtttgctttaaatgcttatatcttctgtatgtgaatattaattcataccaaaatgcttttttgcattttgtgtttgacatGTGAAAATGTCttgggttacatatgtaactgtttttacctgagaagggaacgagacgctgcgtctcccttgccatacttcctgcgtctctgtaacgccatctttggcaatatttcagacaGCGATATACTtactggctcccgcgtcaccctgtctttgtcattaagcctcaccattggttgaatttgatatacacattcagacgcacttacccctggagacgtccccaaagtgtcactgcagtgatgcagcgcaagttcccttaaaagggaactgtaacaatgtatcttaaaacgtagcacgatgtaaccttgctctcacttgaaatgtgtccccacattaagtccttgaatttgagggtattggacctgaaaagtccttgaaaggtccttgaatttgaagttaactaaggtgtgggaaccctgtttacaagaaaacatctcAGATGCACTTTGagagttttgcatctgagctctttatgTGTTATATGACGTATAtagatataaaatatataacctatatttttataatctctTACTTCCTTACATTAATAtcttatttcttttcttttatgtTCTGTTATATTGAGAACGCCCAGTCAATCATCTGTCTGTCATAATGAAGTGTCAAAATCTGACAAAGTGAAAATCGTCAAAGCGAGATATTACCAAGTCTGGAGGGATCGCTTGAAAAATGATCCTGTAAAATATGCTGACTACAAAGCTTCCGAAGCTGCAAGATTAAGAGAGTACAGAAGAAGAATGTCTGCTActtctttagaaatgtttagGAAACAGAACTGTGAGAATCAGAGAAGATTTAGAGCCAGAAAGAAGTTACAACAGTGTAAAGCTGATAAAGAGCCTAAGCCTCCTAATTAAGTCTTAACAACGAAAAGATGACGAAGTAACAAGACTATAATAGGATAAAGAAAAGAGAGACTAATTTGTGAAAGAGAGGCGTACAAAAAAAGAACTGACAAGCTAGAAAAAAATTGGCTCTTCATGCTATACAGCTGGATCTACAGCCTAAATCTGCAAAATGGATGGCTGTGATACAGATGAAGAAATTCCAGTTGATGCACAACAGTTTGTGGACATTGTAATGGACCTTATCCATCACTGTACTCCTCATAAACAAGCAAATTTGAAAACTATCCATCTCAAGAAAAACCTCCACTGACGCTCTAGAGAAGACGGATACTGCATTCTTAGAGAAGACGCAGCTAATTGTCATTAGTTTGATGGTTGCCAAA contains:
- the LOC129427685 gene encoding uncharacterized protein; this encodes MSKLQFLNVFLTDRLTLAAQEIFKAVEDIFSEYNEEICRSRKEIEVLRRRLQQAGLPLDSETQSCSNGTRDTPALSEAQLRCEEDKKDTEVQIKLELYTEEEKNEVQTSVCNGSTSVLPCMDADDDQMACKDIEAQMMDNSENDFPSFIYQDVQIKNEPELHAESGNTCQAQHFTRHSSDDPGLPFRDEEMLTQHRMELDEINESLLISPIQLRVIIGPQSSQRVILQYGMPTSVSDLSKEIKKQCNLQGNFRLQFMDPEFDNEFFNLESTSEIQDRSTLKVVCLKKSSDTDNSPIPYVNTSQSGTACSLPALSLSSCDALLSPPSTSANFDCFASVFPQPSSSIKSSTWPAVFTVPRFAYDAELKLEQGNAIFKRQGIYLSPDPKLKISILDGLAEEIVKYKVYPSDAEYTQVAEALIKKHPCLKERGSVNGYSGWKTSLKYKLGNYRAKLRNIGCAEVIVNSLKHKPDGISSPAYQVKKPRKAEVNYCPSLPQGETPESLEAVRLTLLSEIQKKNNEANVRMLMDKSFSVRRHEVVKDSPLIANFKDRWPALFRMEEICAEFERITTVPLVSTFFAKMDKYSAKLMKLFAKRGGVYGQRIKNLLITTTLTNNIDVRRECVLRSLSLYLNEEPSGFIREYMDTDVVSTEEGIQNTLLGVFVIKVKGSDIEHRPANVGVVLEGLRVLEGLNSVTHGAVMLMGLIYALNLSYPPELRYTFEIMQKLFLELDGHRLSSKVQMLKTKLFSDVFE
- the LOC129428215 gene encoding uncharacterized protein isoform X2 encodes the protein MSKLQDLSVFLTDRLTLAAQEIFKAVEDVFSEYNEEICRSRNEIELLRRRLQQAGLQIDSETQFCSNEAQDMKTCTEEQWRCEQNENDTNVHVKLEVYTQQEENDVQMSVCNELKTLLLPCMDTDHDQMASKNIESQMTDDSENDFPLIYQYAQIKNEPGLYTEEGSTNKAQHFTRHSSEDPGGSGASSSKNTKICHTDSFAHTTQEFNLPFRNQEMLKQQKMELAQKRKSQSSVCHNEVSKSDKVKIVKARYYQVWRDRLKNDPVKYADYKASEAARLREYRRRMSATSLEMFRKQNCENQRRFRARKKLQQCKADKEPKPPN
- the LOC129428215 gene encoding uncharacterized protein isoform X1 produces the protein MSKLQDLSVFLTDRLTLAAQEIFKAVEDVFSEYNEEICRSRNEIELLRRRLQQAGLQIDSETQFCSNEAQDMKTCTEEQWRCEQNENDTNVHVKLEVYTQQEENDVQMSVCNELKTLLLPCMDTDHDQMASKNIESQMTDDSENDFPLIYQYAQIKNEPGLYTEEGSTNKAQHFTRHSSEDPGGSGASSSKNTKICHTDSFAHTTQEFNLPFRNQEMLKQQKMELAQKRKRTPSQSSVCHNEVSKSDKVKIVKARYYQVWRDRLKNDPVKYADYKASEAARLREYRRRMSATSLEMFRKQNCENQRRFRARKKLQQCKADKEPKPPN
- the LOC129428215 gene encoding uncharacterized protein isoform X3, giving the protein MSKLQDLSVFLTDRLTLAAQEIFKAVEDVFSEYNEEICRSRNEIELLRRRLQQAGLQIDSETQFCSNEAQDMKTCTEEQWRCEQNENDTNVHVKLEVYTQQEENDVQMSVCNELKTLLLPCMDTDHDQMASKNIESQMTDDSENDFPLIYQYAQIKNEPGLYTEEGSTNKAQHFTRHSSEDPGGSGASSSKNTKICHTDSFAHTTQEFNLPFRNQEMLKQQKMELAQKRKRVVDC